A DNA window from Arachis hypogaea cultivar Tifrunner chromosome 18, arahy.Tifrunner.gnm2.J5K5, whole genome shotgun sequence contains the following coding sequences:
- the LOC112770333 gene encoding uncharacterized protein codes for MVVDLGKHTCSCRFWQLTGMPCMHAISSIQERNDKRPEEYCHEWLSMDAYRRAYQFNVNPIKGQDLWEKTGSPAPVPPPIKPKPGRPTTNRRKDKDEGPTGTKTKMKRKYAPIRCMYCGEVGHNKRTCTKKKQDDAQEKTRMMQLQLAAIQQPQPAPCPEAEKEDHTQPI; via the exons ATGGTGGTAGATTTGGGGAAGCATACTTGCTCCTGCAGGTTTTGGCAGTTGACAG GAATGCCTTGTATGCACGCAATATCATCCATTCAAGAAAGAAATGATAAGAGGCCTGAGGAGTATTGCCATGAATGGTTGAGCATGGATGCTTACAGAAGAGCATACCAATTCAATGTTAATCCTATCAAGGGACAAGATCTATGGGAGAAAACTGGATCTCCTGCACCTGTTCCACCTCCTATCAAACCTAAACCAGGCAGACCAACAACAAATAGGAGGAAGGATAAGGATGAAGGACCCACTGGCACGAAGACAAAAATGAAAAGGAAGTATGCTCCAATTCGGTGCATGTACTGTGGAGAGGTGGGCCACAACAAGAGAACTTGCACCAAGAAAAAGCAAGATGATGCTCAGGAGaaaacaaggatgatgcaattGCAGCTTGCAGCTATTCAACAACCACAACCTGCACCTTGTCCAGAAGCAGAAAAGGAAGATCACACTCAGCCCATATAG